One Cryptococcus neoformans var. grubii H99 chromosome 3, complete sequence genomic region harbors:
- a CDS encoding proteasome assembly chaperone 2 produces the protein MSDFTPCGGFTPSSFASSTLILPVVSLGNVPQLTADLLIFSLGLKRVGFVGKGDTVTPFAGRGEENGDIVTGGLEVYGQEGSQLYVIQQRSPTLKSQKDRHVSLLKNFVNSNAFGAVLVLTSLDSAIQGDAQLLIPYQRVVPPGLSSFPSQIQKIQNIPPLSLSLSQPAASGRSMSSSYPPFLPAAGLTRRLLTALSEEKAPIPHGAIAAWCVEGDNRGDARSLAGVVLDVLNLQDVVQVQEPVSWEGLFGTTEGWSGGLGADAELYG, from the exons ATGTCCGATTTCACCCCTTGTGGGGGTTTCACACCTTCGAGCTTTGCCTCTTCGACTCTGATTCTG CCCGTCGTGTCTTTGGGTAATGTTCCTCAACTCACTGCGGACCTACTGATCTTCTCGCTTGGCCTCAAGAGGGTGGGTTTTGTGGGTAAGGGTGATACTGTCACCCCTTttgctggaagaggagaggaaaatgGAGACATTGTCACTGGCGGACTTGAAG TTTATGGCCAAGAGGGAAGCCAGCTGTATGTCATCCAACAAAGGTCACCAACCTTAAAA TCCCAGAAGGATCGTCATGTCTCGTTGCTGAAAAATTTCGTCAATTCCAACGCTTTTGGAGCGGTTCTTGTCCTTACAAGTCTGGATTCAGCAATTCAAGGCGATGCCCAGCTCTT AATACCATATCAGCGAGTAGTTCCCCCGGGgctttcatctttccccaGCCAGATACAAAAAATACAGAATATACCGCCGCTATCACTTAGCCTCTCCCAGCCAGCCGCTTCCGGTAGAAGCATGAGTTCCTCTTACCCACCATTCCTTCCTGCGGCTGGTCTCACTCGACGGCTATTAACAGCTCTTTCGGAAGAAAAAGCGCCAATACCTCATGGTGCCATTGCCGCATGGTGTGTCGAGGGTGACAATAGAGGGGATGCTCGAAGCTTGGCCGGAGTGGTTCTGGATGTGCTCAATTTGC AGGACGTTGTCCAGGTACAGGAGCCTGTTTCGTGGGAAGGACTCTTTGGGACAACCGAAGGATGGAGCGGGGGTTTAGGAGCCGATGCTGAACTTTATGGTTGA
- a CDS encoding cytoplasmic protein: MQTSDPGHLFQTTAQLKQAASRERKLKAAEKIGSPITLSSKVLALEIRDSHAFTAESGWQARRVDLKTGKTIRLYRGHQGPVTSVALMRIQGEKPTDILLTGSWDKTVRVWDTDTGAHLQTIEGHTDFIKSVTVIPCSPPLLLSTSSDRTCRLWDISEVLKGDGNARSSQILKEHTRPVECATWKADVDEDGKPMGTFTVWTGDSLGVIKKWKVEQGKLVYQEDVPGHETSVAKLIVAEEGLWSVSMDKMAILHPFTNASALTIPHNSYVKSILPLTSFALPNAHSLVLTGSEDEDIRVWDIESQPPRLKGTIQGHCAEVSDIKPYLRERDGKPELVVVSAGLDATLRTWTVQHILNPPELMYDETEEKDAVGLTEEEERELAELMSDEED, encoded by the exons ATGCAGACCTCCGACCCAGGCCACCTCTTTCAAACAACCGCCCAACTTAAACAAGCAGCTTCTCGAGAACGCAAACTTAAAGCCGCCGAAAAGATCGGCAGCCCTATCACTTTGTCCAGCAAGGTACTAGCTCTCGAAATTAGGGACAGTCATGCCTTCACTGCCGAGAGTGGATGGCAAGCCAGGAGAGTCGACCTCAAG ACAGGCAAGACCATTCGGCTGTATCGCGGCCATCAAGGTCCCGTAACTAGTGTGGCGTTGATGAGAATACAAGGGGAAAAGCCTACAGACATATTGCTCACGGGTTCCTGGGATAAGACCGTTCGTGTCTGGGATACCGACACTGGTGCACACTTGCAGACTATTGAGGGACACACCGATTTTATCAAGTCCGTCACCGTCATCCCCTGCTCCCCACCCCTTTTGCTATCGACCTCATCCGATAGAACGTGCAGGCTATGGGATATCTCTGAAGTTCTCAAAGGCGATGGCAATGCAAGGAGTAGTCAGATTTTGAAGGAGCACACAAGACCTGTGGAATGCGCGACTTGGAAAGcagatgtggatgaggatggcaagCCAATGGGAACATTCACAGTATGGACCGGGGACTCTCTCGGTGTGATTAAGAAATGGAAAGTTGAGCAAGGCAAGCTGGTATACCAAGAGGATGTACCAGGACATGAGACCAGTGTTGCAAAGTTGATCGTTGCGGAGGAAGGTTTATGGAGTG TGTCTATGGACAAAATGGCTATACTTCACCCTTTTACAAATGCTTCAGCACTTACCATTCCCCACAACTCATATGTCAAATCTATCCTTCCCTTGACATCTTTTGCCCTTCCCAATGCACATTCGCTTGTCTTGACTGGgtcggaagatgaagacatCAGGGTGTGGGACATTGAATCACAACCCCCTAGACTTAAAGGAACCATTCAAGGCCATTGTGCTGAAGTGTCAGATATAAAGCCTTACCTCAGAGAACGAGATGGCAAGCCTGAACTAGTTGTTGTCAGTGCTGGTTTAGACGCGACGTTACGGACCTGGACCGTTCAAC ATATCTTGAACCCCCCAGAACTAATGTACGACGAAActgaagagaaagatgctGTGGGTttgacagaagaagaagagagagagttGGCCGAGTTGATGTCGGACGAGGAAGATTAG
- a CDS encoding nuclear protein, variant, which yields MATDINKKRKIQRACDICRKKKIKCDGPMNSLSSHKCAYCTERDLECTYIEEAQRRGPPKGYLETMEQRCGRLEKLLQQLHPDFNFDSYVGPPIDRQTFDLVTYRDLLDTLDIPSYPSQKPIAIDDSRLGLSPSDPSVTSLSSSASPANSLSNLKRILTRFYKAVGLDTQGESDTEETEMEARTQLSVAESMKRMGARDHHWRYHGTASGIQFITHLQELRSRAASRRMDFISCVNRVKRQQFWEVPEWELAIASEGLSPLDLSSWPEKGLDQRLIDAYFDHVNLHLPLLNRKIFQEQYDSCKWKNHHGFARVCLLLFANGARYLDDDPRVIWPLDQCTSESGRDTIINDPHDLRRYSAGWRYVRSYLRMGQSIVQGPNLFELQSRVLTCQFVAGTAIPHFIWIVAGYGLRSAQELGIHMRATLLHADPIERELCSRAFWCLYHIDRVSCSAIGRTIAIQDYDFDLQYPVDVDDEYWSTEDREKDFQQPVGKGPSMLATFIETLKLDHIVGAALQTIHTHSKGWLKPKEITANYAVLAELDSALNDWEKQVPQALKWNPHQSNTRLFKQCALLYCRYHYVRMLIHKPFVPIQYKAKKQHSDALPSLRICAEAARSLAGILDACLVRGRREQYRPSVDVEMALPMWDAATILLVDIFSDKQTASERETALMCLRCCQQASAVLEGTWRQVAKYSDFLVSLMDESIMPPTVDESRAGSEKRTREDDGGGRSKKRAWRAGSEPIMGSRGEDEGGNPQSRSHSRMNTLVPQQEPTNTLSVGNDIPSVSSTSTYNIPNPNMQLPSFPYSQARGEYPSQPSPAAFVPSDQDTFQSSDIMYDWLMNMASAAPQTLSMSSMALGGAEGGIDDPIWAQLFGDTVF from the exons ATGGCAACAGATAtcaacaagaagaggaaaataCAG CGAGCTTGCGACATCTGTcggaaaaagaagattaaGTGCGATGGACCTATGAACAGTCTGAGTAGCCATA AATGCGCTTACTGTACTGAAAGAGATTTGGAATGTACCTATATTGAGGAGGCTCAACGAAGAGGTCCTCCTAAAGG TTATCTGGAAACCATGGAGCAACGTTGCGGAAGGTTGGAGAAACTGCTTCAACAG CTTCATCCCGACTTCAATTTCGATTCCTACGTAGGCCCGCCCATTGACCGTCAGACATTTGACCTTGTTACCTATCGCGACCTCCTCGATACTCTTGACATCCCATCATATCCATCCCAAAAGCCTATAGCTATTGATGATTCACGCCTCGGGTTATCACCATCTGATCCTTCAGTAACTTCattatcttcttcagcgTCGCCCGCGAACTCCTTATCGAACCTCAAGCGAATTCTGACACGCTTCTACAAGGCTGTCGGTCTAGATACCCAGGGAGAGTCTGATACCGAAGAAACTGAGATGGAGGCCCGAACGCAGCTTAGCGTGGCGGAGTCGATGAAACGTATGGGTGCACGCGATCATCACTGGAGATACCACGGAACCGCCTCTGGTATCCAATTTATCACTCATTTGCAAGAACTTCGGTCCCGTGCCGCATCGAGACGCATGGATTTCATCTCCTGTGTCAATCGTGTAAAGAGGCAGCAATTCTGGGAGGTTCCCGAATGGGAACTTGCCATTGCCAGCGAAGGCTTGAGCCCTCTCGACCTATCAAGCTGGCCCGAGAAAGGCCTTGACCAGCGGCTCATTGATGCCTATTTTGACCACGTCAACCTGCATTTACCGCTGCTTAATCGGAAAATCTTCCAAGAGCAGTATGATTCTTGCAAGTGGAAAAATCATCACGGGTTTGCAAGGGTTTGCTTGTTACTATTCGCGAATGGAGCGCGGTATCTTGACGATGACCCCAGAGTCATTTGGCCACTCGATCAGTGCACGTCGGAAAGTGGCCGCGATACTATAATCAACGATCCACATGATTTGAGGCGGTATTCTGCCGGATGGAGATACGTTCGCAGCTACTTGCGTATGGGTCAAAGTATCGTCCAGGGTCCAAATCTTTTTGAACTGCAGAGTAGAGTTCTTACATGTCAATTCGTTGCAGGAACTGCGATTCCTCACTTTATCTGGATAGTCGCCGGCTATGGTCTTCGTTCTGCTCAAGAACTCGGTATCCACATGCGCGccaccctcctccatgCTGACCCTATTGAGCGAGAGCTCTGCAGTCGAGCGTTCTGGTGTCTTTACCACATTGACCGCGTTAGTTGCTCTGCCATTGGGCGCACTATCGCCATTCAGGACTATGATTTCGATTTGCAGTATCCTGTGGATGTTGACGACGAGTATTGGTCTACGGAAGATAGAGAAAAGGATTTTCAGCAACCAGTCGGGAAGGGCCCGTCGATGCTCGCCACGTTCATCGAAACTCTGAAACTTGACCACATTGTTGGGGCAGCTCTGCAGACAATTCACACGCACAGCAAAGGATGGCTGAAACCCAAGGAGATCACTGCCAACTACGCCGTCCTGGCTGAGCTTGATTCTGCTCTCAACGATTGGGAAAAGCAAGTCCCGCAGGCTTTGAAGTGGAATCCCCACCAGTCTAACACTCGTTTATTCAAGCAATGCGCCTTGTTGTACTGTCGGTATCATTATGTTCGAATGCTCATCCACAAGCCTTTTGTCCCGATCCAATACAAAGCCAAAAAGCAACATTCTGATGCTCTGCCATCGCTCCGAATATGCGCCGAGGCAGCTCGTTCCCTAGCAGGCATTCTTGATGCATGCCTTGTGCGCGGACGGCGGGAACAGTACCGGCCTTCTGTAGATGTTGAGATGGCCCTCCCCATGTGGGATGCAGCCACCATCTTGCTTGTTGACATCTTTTCAGACAAGCAGACTGCGTCAGAACGTGAGACGGCATTGATGTGTCTGAGATGTTGCCAACAAGCGAGTGCTGTATTGGAAGGAACTTGGAGGCAAGTTGCAAAATACTCTGATTTCCTGGTATCCTTGATGGATGAGAGTATCATGCCCCCCACAGTTGATGAAAGTCGGGCAGGGAGTGAGAAGCGGACCagggaggatgatggcggTGGACGGTCGAAGAAAAGGGCTTGGAGAGCAGGTAGCGAGCCCATAATGGGTTCaagaggtgaagatgagggggGCAATCCGCAATCAAGATCCCACTCGAGGATGAACACTCTCGTTCCTCAACAAGAACCCACTAACACTCTGTCTGTCGGCAACGACATACCTTCTGTGTCTTCTACGTCTACTTACAATATCCCCAACCCCAACATGCaactcccttctttcccatacTCTCAAGCTCGAGGAGAATATCCCAGTCAACCATCACCGGCTGCTTTTGTGCCGTCTGATCAAGACACATTTCAATCTTCGGATATCATGTATGACTGGTTGATGAATATGGCAAGTGCTGCCCCACAGACACTTAGTATGAGTTCAATGGCGTTAGGTGGGGCCGAAGGGGGGATTGACGACCCAATTTGGGCGCAGCTTTTTGGGGACACGGTGTTTT AA
- a CDS encoding peptide chain release factor 1, with amino-acid sequence MFAPSKARQALRLATIPTRCLSRSNNSVHQCPCGCSKFQPGLSSSLFPRQLSSITFQNSRAVILEQNTRYTGPKRGYASGLSNQWATEAEEAHAKLIEAAEARVNVYKKVLEDEAEATDIDIKGQIERAKVQKELAPLVEVWNKYLELKQSIIDMKPFLEDSDPTLREMFEAEHASLGTELDTLVTSTLPTVLLPPPSTAALPAVMSFNAGVGGLESALCTEDLARMYLRFATNRGWKVEEISRVEGTGGKGGGGIRELTVKFEPPQYAGEGMEVYGALQWEKGVHRIQRVPANETQGRIHTSTVAVIVLPMYPDTAEAPLVDPKDVRIDVMRARGAGGQHVNRTESAVRLTHIPTGITVSMQDSRSQHQNRAWAWEILRARLSEKKHNEEVEARRASRRDQVKGADRSDKIRTYNFNQDRLTDHRFGITVTGLQHVLDGEGLEDVISMMKKDFNERRLEALLKGEEDLDY; translated from the exons ATGTTCGCCCCCTCAAAAGCAAGGCAGGCATTACGCCTCGCCACTATACCTACAAGATGTCTATCAAGATCTAACAATAGTGTTCATCAGTGCCCCTGCGGTTGCTCCAAATTTCAGCCGGgtctttcatcatccttaTTTCCTAGACAGCTTTCAAGCATCACTTTTCAAAATAGCAGAGCCGTCATTCTGGAGCAGAACACACGATATACAGGACCTAAAAGGGGCTATGCTTCTGGCCTATCAAACCAATGGGCCACAGAAGCCGAAGAGGCACATGCAAAGTTGATTGAAGCTGCTGAAGCCAGAGTCAATGTCTATAAAAAAGTCTTGGAAGAC GAAGCCGAAGCAACAGACATAGATATCAAGGGCCAAATCGAAAGGGCAAAAGTGCAAAAAGAACTCGCGCCTTTAGTCGAAGTCTGGAATAAGTATCTTGAGCTCAAACAG TCCATTATTGACATGAAGCCTTTTCTTGAAGATTCCGATCCCACTCTTCGCGAGATGTTCGAAGCTGAACATGCCTCCCTTGGCACCGAGCTCGACACTTTGGTCacctccactcttcctACTGTTCTTCTCCCGCCGCCGTCCACCGCTGCATTGCCGGCAGTGATGTCGTTCAATGCCGGTGTCGGCGGTCTCGAATCAGCTCTATGTACTGAAGATCTTGCAAGGATGTATCTCCGTTTTGCGACCAACAGGGGTtggaaagtggaagaaatTAGTCGGGTAGAAGGGACAGGAGGGAAAGGCGGTGGTGGGATAAGAGAATTGACGGTCAAGTTTGAGCCACCGCAGTATgctggagaaggaatggagGTTTATGGGGCGTTGCaatgggagaagggggTGCATAGAATACAGCGAGTGCCTGCGAATGAGACGCAGGGTAGGATACATACCTCTACAGTCGCTGTCATC GTACTGCCGATGTATCCGGATACCGCGGAGGCTCCCTTGGTGGATCCCAAGGACGTCAGAATTGATGTTATGCGCGCTAGGGGTGCAGGCGGTCAGCACGTTAACCGTACTGAGTCTGCTGTGCGATTGACCCATATCCCCACCGGTATCACTGTCTCCATGCAGGATTCTCGTAGTCAACATCAA AACCGAGCATGGGCTTGGGAAATTCTTAGAGCTAGACTgtcggagaagaagcacaatgaagaagtggaagctCGACGTGCTAGTCGGCGGGACCAGGTGAAGGGTGCGGACCGAAGCGATAAGATTCGGACGTACAACTTTAACCAA GATCGTTTAACGGACCATCGCTTTGGAATTACCGTGACGGGCTTGCAACATGTACTTGACGGTGAAGGGCTTGAAGACGTCATCTCAATGATGAAAAAGGATTTTAACGAAAGACGATTAGAGGCCCTTTTgaagggtgaagaagatctCGACTACTAA
- a CDS encoding origin recognition complex subunit 2: MPPTAKRPRQKSPRPENPEARPCESPDPEASASHLVSFLSGYADHQSDEEENEHNLDDDDADRYEPSDQEEDAEDGVNGEEEETRVTPRKMGLLPASVTSTPRSKRGTPKKRKPGSITPTSRKTPVKTPKRPPLLAPADGEEEDTGIIRASKADGYFTLMAQSSKTSGNSYSLLADPLSKQAYERYIAESSEVRATLIPPETFTGKFHQWEKELEAGFNLLFYGFGSKRQALNLFVHNRLAKKGHVVVINGFFPGLSIRDVLSEVEDRLEVPQNVSVPTYCSTPLERAAHRIYAYLLPPAAIQPFSQKHWPTASAPLYLMIHNIDAQSLRTPRSIATLSLLASSPRIHIIASFDHVHTPIIFSTSFSNSPPHSYPDGGWIGTPQKDRGFNWIHHSLTTYAPYDLELSYLRLSAQSLTPSGSGTGGISEEGALQILKSVPVKAARLLKLTLTQQLSRLPSHPKWHVAYPAPSSGSGIAPPFAVDGYLLNKTAKDKFIATEDERFEAFIGEYKDHGLVAEASVANEVDENHDGTVAEGRKEGRWFWVPLGKAAIERILQSMEDIES; the protein is encoded by the coding sequence ACTGCAAAACGACCTCGTCAGAAGTCACCACGACCTGAAAATCCTGAAGCGCGACCTTGCGAGTCGCCAGACCCAGAAGCGAGCGCATCACACCTTGTCTCTTTCCTCAGTGGTTACGCCGACCACCAatcagatgaagaagaaaacgaACACAATctcgacgacgatgatgcaGACAGATATGAGCCGTCGGaccaggaggaggatgcggAGGACGGAGTTaatggggaggaggaagagacaaGAGTTACGCCTCGCAAGATGGGTCTTTTACCAGCATCAGTGACAAGCACACCTCGATCTAAAAGGGGAACACCCAAAAAACGCAAACCCGGATCGATCACTCCCACATCTCGAAAAACCCCTGTCAAAACCCCTAAGCGGCCACCTCTGCTTGCCCCAGCtgatggtgaggaggaggacacGGGGATTATCAGAGCCTCCAAGGCAGACGGGTATTTTACACTTATGGCGCAATCATCGAAAACGTCCGGGAACAGCTATTCCCTTTTGGCCGACCCTCTATCAAAACAGGCTTATGAAAGATATATTGCCGAATCATCAGAAGTTCGCGCTACCTTAATACCGCCAGAGACATTCACGGGCAAGTTCCATCAATGGGAGAAAGAACTTGAAGCAGGCTTCAACCTCCTTTTCTACGGTTTCGGTTCCAAGCGTCAAGCATTGAACCTATTTGTCCATAACCGTCTTGCCAAGAAAGGGCATGTAGTTGTAATCAACGGCTTTTTCCCAGGTTTAAGTATCAGGGACGTTCTCAGCGAAGTTGAAGATCGGTTAGAGGTACCGCAAAATGTCTCTGTGCCAACTTATTGCTCAACTCCTCTAGAGCGGGCTGCTCATCGCATCTACGCCTATCTCCTACCGCCTGCTGCTATACAACCATTCTCGCAGAAGCATTGGCCCACTGCTTCGGCTCCTCTCTATCTCATGATACATAATATCGACGCACAATCCCTTCGAACGCCCAGATCTATAGCTACCCTGTCTCTATTAGCTTCATCTCCGCGAATCCATATAATAGCGTCTTTTGACCACGTTCATACCCCGATTATTTTCTCAACATCTTTTTCCAACTCACCACCCCATTCATATCCTGATGGTGGCTGGATAGGTACTCCCCAAAAAGACAGGGGTTTCAATTGGATACATCACAGTCTCACCACTTATGCCCCCTATGATCTCGAACTATCCTATTTGCGCCTATCAGCACAATCCCTCACACCTTCTGGCTCTGGAACAGGTGGCATATCCGAGGAAGGTGCTCTTCAAATCCTCAAATCTGTACCTGTCAAGGCAGCTCGATTGCTCAAACTCACTCTTACTCAACAACTCTCTCGTCTACCATCTCATCCAAAATGGCATGTGGCTTATCCTGCCCCTTCCAGCGGCAGCGGTATTGCTCCGCCCTTTGCAGTGGACGGATATTTATTGAATAAAACTGCAAAAGATAAGTTTATTGCTACGGAGGATGAACGTTTTGAGGCGTTCATAGGAGAATATAAAGATCACGGATTGGTGGCCGAAGCTAGTGTGGCCAATGAGGTAGATGAAAACCATGATGGAACTGTAGCcgaaggaaggaaggaaggaagatggttCTGGGTGCCACTAGGCAAAGCAGCAATTGAAAGAATTTTGCAGAGTATGGAGGACATAGAAAGCTAA
- a CDS encoding sterol esterase, translated as MTICDMILSGKQASFAMFSKPLAIFSALTATVTGAIIAPRNATSSSDLPQVVLNYSTIQAYESGTTSAGTYYAFKNIRYAAPPVDGLRWAAPQDPVQEDSVNDGTWPNITGTQGCNVAEDCLFLDVYVPERAMNGGQKLPVLFWNYGGGWTGGSKNENTPEGLFEVANNSFIFVAYNYRLDIFGVLNGPTLQRSGGISNVAIYDARKALEWVNTYISQFGGDPDEVTNWGFSAGGSQVMCAITAFGGNKWTPYFKRAVVNSPGWVPGAGHAQAERFLQNVTEYVGGCPSDTSDTIECLRQVSFDILLAASQNITSTYNYQMQPRADGVVLPDTAEYLLSIGQFHKDVRVFLGHSAHESNTQSTSAVTDDASFRAMFKTIFPSITDWAIDVIEELYPTDDYSSQGLRFSAAKQHYDIPGKLLPLTNAFSNQTYNFISYLGTATHGSDQTYWWYSDSSSSAYSASDSTSKSTSAQATASASSSSGGSSAGAPISGGTMPGSNSLSSSEILVAKQMQRYLTSFVLTGDPNIHSNPGSNPGSGNITYVDDWPLYDSNGNVLEFQPSGAGFNLTSDELDSPQVVFWNKVLWY; from the exons ATGACGATTTGTGACATGATCCTTTCCGGGAAACAAGCATCCTTCGCCATGTTCTCCAAGCCGCTAGCCATTTTTAGTGCTCTGACAGCTACTGTCACGGGTGCCATTATTGCACCTCGCAACGctacctcttcttctgatctGCCTCAGGTTGTTCTCAACTATTCAACAATCCAGGCTTACGAGTCTGGTACGACTTCTGCAGGAACGTATTACGCTTTCAAAAATATTCGATATGCCGCTCCCCCTGTGGATGGTCTTCGCTGGGCTGCTCCTCAAGATCCTGTACAAGAGGACTCAGTCAATGATGGGACCTGGCCGAACATTACTGGGACTCAAGGGTGTAACGTGGCCGAAGATTGCCTTTTCCTCGATGTGTATGTTCCTGAGCGCGCAATGAATGGTGGTCAGAAGCTGCCTGTGCTCTTCTGGAACTATGGAGGTGGGTGGACTGGTGGTAGCAAGAATGAAAACACCCCCGAG GGTTTGTTTGAAGTTGCCAATAACAGCTTTATCTTCGTTGCTTACAATTACCGA CTCGATATCTTTGGGGTTTTGAACGGCCCTACTCTGCAACGATCCGGCGGGATCTCCAACGTTGCTATCTACGATGCTCGAAAGGCTCTTGAATGGGTGAACACTTATATTAGCCAGTTCGGTGGCGATCCGGATGAGGTCACCAATTGGGGGTTCTCTGCCGGTGGCTCTCAAGTCATGTGTGCCATCACC GCTTTTGGTGGCAACAAATGGACTCCTTATTTCAAGCGAGCTGTCGTCAACTCACCTGGTTGGGTCCCTGGTGCGGGACACGCTCAAGCTGAGCGCTTCCTTCAAAACGTTACCGAATACGTCGGCGGCTGTCCTAGCGACACTTCTGACACCATTGAATGCTTGCGACAGGTGTCTTTCGACATTCTTCTTGCGGCTAGTCAGAACATTACTTCCACTTACAACTATCAAATGCAGCCTAGAGCTGATGGTGTCGTTCTTCCTGAC ACTGCTGAGTACCTTCTTTCTATTGGGCAGTTCCACAAGGACGTCCGGGTCTTTCTGGGCCATTCAGCTC ATGAGTCAAACACCCAGAGTACTTCGGCTGTCACGGATGATGCTTCTTTCCGAGCTATGTTCAAAACCATTTTCCCCTCCATCACGGACTGGGCTATCGACGTCATTGAGGAACTTTACCCCACCGATGACTATTCTTCCCAGGGCTTGAGATTCTCAGCCGCCAAGCAGCACTATGACATCCCCGGCAAG CTTTTGCCTCTGACTAACGCTTTCAGCAACCAGACCTACAATTTCATCAGTTACCTCGGTACTGCCAC TCAT GGTTCTGACCAAACGTATTGGTGGTATTCTGActcttccagctctgcTTACTCTGCCTCTGATTCCACTTCTAAATCAACCTCTGCACAGGCtactgcttctgcttcttcttcttccggcgGATCCAGTGCCGGTGCTCCCATCAGCGGTGGTACAATGCCTGGCAGTAactccctttcttcttccgagaTCCTTGTTGCGAAGCAAATGCAGCGATACCTCACTTCTTTCGTCCTCACTGGTGACCCCAACATCCACTCTAACCCTGGCTCTAACCCTGGCTCTGGTAACATCACCTATGTCGATGACTGGCCACTTTACGACTCCAACGGGAACGTTCTGGAGTTCCAACCCTCTGGTGCTGGCTTCAATTTGACTAGCGATGAGCTTGACAGTCCCCAAGTTGTCTTTTGGAATAAG GTGCTTTGGTACTGA